A region of the Leptospiraceae bacterium genome:
GCATGAAATATTTCATATGGAAATGTTAATTAAAATATTTCATTCCCCTGCTATCTGAAAGTCAGCGATATGATAGACTTGTTGGGCGCGGGTCATTGTAAATTCAAAACTCTTTCGCTCTTCTTTGGAGGTGCCTTCATAGAGGATAACATAGAGTTTGACTCTAGTGATGGGAGTATTGTAGTTAGAGTAGTATTGCACGTTTATCGCGTAAGAGCCAGACAATGCTTTGGACATGGTAAATGTTTCGGGACCAAATCCATCTGTAACGTCTACATCCAAGTTGCCGCCGGAAGAACTAGACGTGGCACCGAAAAAAGTTTTTTCGCTTTTTGGATCAATTACCCAGAGATCAACGTCAGTCGCTGTATCCCAGGTGAGAACCACTTTAATATCTTTCGGGGGAACGTTGGCATGAAAGGAAACTTTGTCATGGTCTTTTCCATGCTTGACTTCGATTGTATTACTACCGGGGGCTACTACTGATTTTATCCTAAAACTTCCTGAATTGGCTTTGATAGTTTGCGGAATTCCATTCATGACGAGAGTGATCCGCTCGGCTGATGTATCTGCAACAGAGCCAGTGATTTCAATGACTCTAGAAGTAGTAAATCCTCCGCGGGGAGATAAAATTTTTACTTCTGAGGAAAGAATAGAAATAGTCATAAAGAAAGATAAAACTAAAACAAAGCTTTTAAGGTTACGCATGATTTACTCCACTTTTAGGTTTTCAGAAGAAGAGATTCCCCTTACTTCTGGATAATACATAAGACTCGCACTTGCAGGGGCAGAATTGTATTTGCCGCTTATATCAGCGCGAAGAAAATAGCGAACTGTAGATTTTTGAATTGGACCGCGCACAAAGAAGACAGCTCGATCATCGTAAACCTGGCGGAATTCATAATCAGCAGAATAATTTCCAACGTAATAATTTGTATCTTTTGAGACAAAGCTAAAACCGGGAATCAAAGGATCTTCGACCATAAAATAAGAATCAGATTTTCCTGTGCGCTCAATTTCTAGCGATACCATAACGAGTTCGCCTGGCTTAAAGGAATTGGAATTCTTAACATTTAAGTTTACTTTACCGTTTTTCTCCTCTGCGGTTACGGAAAAGTATTCTCTCTTTACTTTAATTCCTTTGTCGATAGGAGAGAATGATTTTGACTTATCAATATATTGTAAAGAAACAACAGAGTAAACTGTTCCTCCTTTTTCTTTTACAAGTTCGATTGTATTTTCTCCTTTTACTAAATTAGGAATGGAAAAATTCCAATCTGCTTTGTCGGATAAAATCTCAGTTGGTTTCGCACTCACTGTCTTGAATTCTTTCCCATTGACTATGATATTGAGGGTAATAGGTGTTAATTTTTCAGTAAAGATTTCTAGCTTTTCTGCAAGAGCAAGGACTGCCATTCCTGTATCTCTAGAATTTTTCCAGCCAACATCTGTTCTCCTGTTAAATAACTCTTCGCTGAGAATGTCCGAGATTGCTTCTTCGTTTAGACGAACGGATAATAAGAGTAAGGCGGAAAGCATTTCTACTCCATCTTTTTCTATCGTATTGTCTTCCGGAAGTTTCTTACCATTCATAATGCCTGACTCAGCAATCGCTTTCTTAAATATTACTTTCGCCTTATCGGTATTACCTGATGAATGCAGAACTAATCCAGTTAACGCTTTGCCGTATACTCCTTGTTTGTCTACAAGACCAGCGAGTGAATTGACTAGAGAAGCTTCCACTTCTCCTCCTTCGAGAATCGAAAATAAAATATAAGCTTTTTGAAAAGGATCTGAAGTAGATTCGAGTGCTTTGTAGAGGTAACTTCTGGTTTGGTTTAGAATTTCTTCATCGGGAGATTGATTCATTTTTTTAGAAATGGAAAGAGCGCGATAGACATAGGCAGACATCATCAAATCTTCCCCGCTATCAGGGGCAAACCACTTGAAGCCTCCCTCTTTTCCAAGAAGTGATTTTAAATTTTTCAAACCCTGACTTGCCATCTTAGGAAGTTCCTCTCTTTGCTTTAAAGAAAGCGCACCTGCTTTTTGGGCAGCTAAAACAGGAACAAAGCGACTCATCGTTTGTTCGACACAGCCATATGGGTAATCAATCAAATAAGGTAAGGTTGATTTTAATGCTTCTAGATTTCCGGGATTAATTCGAAGCGTTAGCCGCTCTTCTGCTGCCGTGTTTGGAATTTTCAAAGATGCCTTTGCGCTTTGATTTTGAGAATTTAGTTTTAAGGAAACAGATTCAATTCTCTTCACGCCAAAATAACGAAGAGGAATTTTATGGAGCAGAATATCTTGATTAGCCCCTTTTGCTGTAAATTTAAGACTTACATTCTTTGCTGGACTTTTCTCCTCAGTTTGGATCGTAAAACTTACGAGTTCACTTCCCTGCGGCTTTAAGGTAATTTTCTTAGAAGAATTTCCCTGCACAGAAGCACCATTAGCCTCAAGACTCACTAGAACATCTTCTTTAACATTGCTAAAATTAGTAACAGTTGTGGATACAGAATGAGATTCTCCACGTAGTAAATAGGATGGTAAATTTGCTTGCAAAGAAAGAGGTTTACGAGAAATAAAATTCGAAGTTGACTGACCGAACTTAGAATCTTCTGTGAGGGCAACGGCTGTTATTCTCCATGAGGTTAAATTATCAGGAAGAACAAAACTGAGTTTTGCCTTTCCTTCTGAGTCCGTGTTTACCGTTGCTTTCCAAAAAGCAGTATCTTTAAACTTTTCACGGGAACGATTGTCGTCTTCTTTTAATGCAGAGAGCGGAAGATTTGACTTTTTCCCGAAAGCCAAATCCATTCTTCTAGATTCAGAGTAACCAAAGAAGCGATAAGAGGAAGAGTAAACTGTATTCACATCATTTCTTCGTGGATGATAGAAGTAAGAAATGAGAGGAGGGTTCTTCTCTTCTTGGATTTGGTAAATCGCTTCGTCTACAATTGCTACGGATACTTCTGATTTAACTCCTTTTTGTTTTAAGTCAGAGGTGGAAATTTCAAGTTGAACTGTATCTCCTGGCTTGTAGATTTCCTGATCGGTTTTCGTTTTTACCTTTAAGATTTTATTCTCAGGAGGAGCGACTACTTTTATTTGCCCCGAATAAGTTTCTCGATTGGCAAAGAGGACAGCAGATAAAGTAAAGTTCGGTGAAAGCTCTGGCGTGATTTTTACACTGTATTTATAAGAGTTTCCTTTCAGGGGAATGCTTTCATATTTTAGAATACGATTTCCTTCTAAGGTTACGAGTAAATTTGCATCAGCGACCGGAGAAAGAATTAATATTTCAGCAGTGTCCCCTTGCGAATAAATATCTTTACCCGCAGTTAGAGAAATATCTTTGAGAGGAATTTCGATTGAGTCCGATTTTGCAGAAGACCAAAGAGTAGTTTCTGCAAACGTTTCAGAACCATTGGCATCTTCTGTTTCAAATCTTAGCACATAATGACCTTTATCCGGAAT
Encoded here:
- a CDS encoding DUF2135 domain-containing protein, which produces MRNLKSFVLVLSFFMTISILSSEVKILSPRGGFTTSRVIEITGSVADTSAERITLVMNGIPQTIKANSGSFRIKSVVAPGSNTIEVKHGKDHDKVSFHANVPPKDIKVVLTWDTATDVDLWVIDPKSEKTFFGATSSSSGGNLDVDVTDGFGPETFTMSKALSGSYAINVQYYSNYNTPITRVKLYVILYEGTSKEERKSFEFTMTRAQQVYHIADFQIAGE
- a CDS encoding alpha-2-macroglobulin, which encodes MSNRLIKILTFLILFSFPFYSYADETSPEFYLSTDKSFAREEVPYVNLEGPGYSGYTLRVYEIADPEKFLQEKVRERLVKEKNDKPAFADPLQLLKKTFQYFKNDLRQIGRKELNTKTRSSVSKGLKMDYPRVSEENLAHPAILKDHKLVLSFSVPKSKQSWIYKRVPVPLKDTGVFLVEAFTNSHFAYSLVFKSDIHFVTKLAEGETLVYAARKDNGVPKEKAIVKIWDASTAELVANGKTNSAGIFHYKGKTGTKSLILVTHENQFAVSDPTFYSSSFYSEGGIKSYLYTDRPVYRPGDTVYFKGIVRNFKKDSYFPSSGKGTVDVFSSKGDAIQTGISINLNSNGTFDGEFKAPDGDEVYLGVYNLVLNFESKTYSTEFSVDAYKKPTFLVKVKPEKPSYVKGEKVKLDIQAAYYHGKPLSGVEVEYQIFRKAKYDYSPIGTLNWEGTDSYLTSKETSGRREIIRSEKAILDKSGSYSFSFLPESITEDFAYTVVASVRDSDITLSGASSFSINRSSIFIRVKKENQVFEPGSEAIVSAEIIPYDKSLSKDNLIREIASRKIKAILYRRKFQSIAQEAERKKIDSFSEKTNPDGKAQFKFSIPDKGHYVLRFETEDANGSETFAETTLWSSAKSDSIEIPLKDISLTAGKDIYSQGDTAEILILSPVADANLLVTLEGNRILKYESIPLKGNSYKYSVKITPELSPNFTLSAVLFANRETYSGQIKVVAPPENKILKVKTKTDQEIYKPGDTVQLEISTSDLKQKGVKSEVSVAIVDEAIYQIQEEKNPPLISYFYHPRRNDVNTVYSSSYRFFGYSESRRMDLAFGKKSNLPLSALKEDDNRSREKFKDTAFWKATVNTDSEGKAKLSFVLPDNLTSWRITAVALTEDSKFGQSTSNFISRKPLSLQANLPSYLLRGESHSVSTTVTNFSNVKEDVLVSLEANGASVQGNSSKKITLKPQGSELVSFTIQTEEKSPAKNVSLKFTAKGANQDILLHKIPLRYFGVKRIESVSLKLNSQNQSAKASLKIPNTAAEERLTLRINPGNLEALKSTLPYLIDYPYGCVEQTMSRFVPVLAAQKAGALSLKQREELPKMASQGLKNLKSLLGKEGGFKWFAPDSGEDLMMSAYVYRALSISKKMNQSPDEEILNQTRSYLYKALESTSDPFQKAYILFSILEGGEVEASLVNSLAGLVDKQGVYGKALTGLVLHSSGNTDKAKVIFKKAIAESGIMNGKKLPEDNTIEKDGVEMLSALLLLSVRLNEEAISDILSEELFNRRTDVGWKNSRDTGMAVLALAEKLEIFTEKLTPITLNIIVNGKEFKTVSAKPTEILSDKADWNFSIPNLVKGENTIELVKEKGGTVYSVVSLQYIDKSKSFSPIDKGIKVKREYFSVTAEEKNGKVNLNVKNSNSFKPGELVMVSLEIERTGKSDSYFMVEDPLIPGFSFVSKDTNYYVGNYSADYEFRQVYDDRAVFFVRGPIQKSTVRYFLRADISGKYNSAPASASLMYYPEVRGISSSENLKVE